One region of Miscanthus floridulus cultivar M001 chromosome 19, ASM1932011v1, whole genome shotgun sequence genomic DNA includes:
- the LOC136527204 gene encoding protein ABERRANT PANICLE ORGANIZATION 1-like, with the protein MDPRVWGRLPQPLVDRVLACLPTPSFLRLRAACRRFCNLIYSSPFLHSHLILSPHLPFFAFAVPSAGYLLLLDPTRPQAPSWSRLPLPLPAPGAGHQAFSPAAASAGLLAFLSDASGHKTLLLANPITRLLAPLPLCPTARLSPTVGLAAGPTSFIAVIAGDDLVSPFAVKNISADTFVADAASVPTSGFWAPSSILPRLSSLDPRAGMAFASGRFYCMSSSPFAVLVFDVATNVWSKVQPPMRRFLRSPALVELGGGMEHEARAALVSAVEKSRLSVPRSVRVWTLRGGHGGVAGGSNGGSGAWTEMARMPPDVHAQFAAAEGGRGFECAAHGDFVVLAPRGHASPVLVFDSRRDEWRWAPPCPYPYAGGIAAGGAGFRVFAYEPRLATPAIGLLDATAPAAFLHGMQG; encoded by the exons ATGGACCCCCGCGTGTGGGGCCGGCTGCCGCAGCCGCTGGTGGATCGCGTGCTGGCGTGCCTACCGACGCCGTCCTTCCTCCGCCTCCGGGCCGCCTGCCGCCGCTTCTGCAACCTCATCTACTCGTCGCCGTTCCTCCATTCCCACCTCATCCTGTCCCCGCACCTCCCATTCTTCGCCTTCGCCGTCCCTTCCGCGGGGTACCTCCTCCTGCTCGACCCCACCAGGCCGCAGGCGCCCTCCTGGTCCCGCCTCCCGCTGCCGCTGCCCGCGCCAGGCGCTGGCCACCAGGCGTTCTCCCCGGCGGCCGCGTCGGCGGGCCTGCTCGCGTTCCTGTCGGACGCGTCCGGCCACAAGACGCTGCTCCTCGCTAACCCCATCACGCGCCTCCTCGCGCCGCTGCCGCTCTGCCCCACCGCGCGCCTCTCCCCCACCGTCGGCCTCGCAGCGGGACCCACCTCCTTCATCGCCGTCATCGCCGGCGACGACCTTGTGTCCCCCTTCGCGGTCAAGAACATCTCCGCCGACACGTTCGTCGCCGATGCCGCCTCCGTCCCGACCTCCGGTTTCTGGGCCCCGAGTTCCATCCTGCCCCGCCTCTCCTCCCTCGACCCCCGCGCCGGCATGGCTTTCGCCTCCGGAAG GTTCTACTGCATGAGCTCGTCGCCGTTCGCGGTTCTTGTGTTCGACGTGGCGACCAACGTCTGGAGCAAGGTGCAGCCGCCGATGAGGAGGTTCCTGCGGTCGCCGGCGCTCGTGGAGCTCGGCGGCGGGATGGAGCACGAGGCGAGGGCGGCGCTGGTCTCCGCCGTCGAGAAGAGCCGCCTCAGCGTGCCACGGAGCGTGCGCGTGTGGACGCTGCGCGGCGGGCACGGCGGAGTCGCCGGCGGAAGCAACGGCGGCAGCGGGGCGTGGACCGAGATGGCGCGGATGCCGCCCGATGTGCACGCGCAGTTTGCggcggccgagggcgggcgcggGTTCGAGTGCGCGGCGCACGGCGACTTCGTGGTGCTGGCGCCACGCGGTCACGCGAGCCCCGTGCTCGTGTTCGACTCGCGCCGCGACGAGTGGCGGTGGGCGCCGCCGTGCCCGTACCCGTACGCCGGGGGGATCGCCGCGGGAGGTGCCGGGTTCAGGGTGTTCGCCTACGAGCCCCGCCTGGCGACGCCGGCCATCGGCCTCCTGGACGCCACGGCGCCGGCGGCCTTTTTGCATGGGATGCAGGGCTAG